The genomic region ACTCTTTCTTATTTTAATATATATTTTTTATTTTTGCCTTTTAATGGTGTCGATTTATTTATTCTCTTACTCCTAATTGAGTCTTCCGTGTTTGTAAACATAAATATTACTTACTAATCAATAATTAATCCTAAAATTTCTTGCAATTTATTTTTTTTATGATAAAATTAAAACAATAAGAAGTTTAACAATTCTTAACTTAATTAATTAACTTTAATATTAACGGAGGTTAACTATGAAATGGAAATGTTCAGTATGCGGCTACATTCACGATGGAGACTCTGCTCCTGATACTTGCCCAAAATGCGGAGCGCCAAAAGAAAAATTTGAAAAAGTCGCTGCAGACGTTGAGCAATTAATTGACCGCTCTAGAAAAACTAATCAGCTGCATATGGATCTTACCCATGTACTCACTAAAGTTTTAAAAATTGCCGAAGACGGAATAAACGATAATCTTGATCCTAATTGCCTTATTTTGTTTCAAAAAGCAAAAAAAGCCGCATTTGAACTTAGACAAATGTCTAAAGCAGAAATAGTTGCACATATTAACAAACAGAAATGGGGTTGATTATTTAAAAAAAATATTTAATTTTAACGGAAGAAAGGGCGCTAAAAAATATTTTACCTCCTTTCTTCCGTTAATTTTAATTTTTTATTTTATCTTTATCTATTTCCGTTTATATATTTTAAACTATCCTCTACATTAGAAACAGCCATTATATTAAAATTTTTAACAAGAAAATCCGCCACGTTCTCAGATAAAAATGCCGGCAGTTTATAACCGAGCCTGATATTTTTAACTCCTAAATAAAGAAGCGCAAGCAGTACTATAACCGCTTTTTGCTCATACCATGCAATTTCGTAATAAATAGGCAGGGTGTTTATGTCGTTTAAATTTAATTTTTCTTTTAATTTAAGCGCCGCGATAGCAAGCGAATACGAATCGTTACACTGACCCGCGTCTATAACTCTAGGCAGACCGTCTATATCCCCTAAATTCAACCTGTTATA from Candidatus Acidulodesulfobacterium acidiphilum harbors:
- a CDS encoding rubredoxin, encoding MKWKCSVCGYIHDGDSAPDTCPKCGAPKEKFEKVAADVEQLIDRSRKTNQLHMDLTHVLTKVLKIAEDGINDNLDPNCLILFQKAKKAAFELRQMSKAEIVAHINKQKWG